The DNA segment CGGGGATACAGTATAATTTTCTTATGGAACGAAGGGAGAAAGGAGCTTTTTCATGGAACGGCAGGCAGAGGAAAGGAAAAAGCTGGTGCGGATCTCTGTCCGGAACCTGGTGGAGTTTGTGCTGCGCTCCGGGGACATTGACAGCCGAAGGAGCGGGCAGGCCCAAAAGGACGCCATGCTGGAGGGAAGCAGGATCCACAGGAAGATCCAGAAGCGCATGGGCTCCAATTACCGCGCCGAGGTGCCCTTAAAGCATCTCGTGGAGGATGAGGAGGTGACGCTTCTTGTGGAGGGTCGGGCGGACGGCATCGAGGAGGAAAACGGCGCCGTCACCATTGATGAGATCAAAGGCGTCTACATGGATCTGGAGCGTCTGGAGGAGCCGGTGCCGGTGCATCTGGCCCAGGCCATGTGCTACGGCTATTTTTACTGCTGCGATAAAGGGCTGGACGGAGTCCGGCTCCAGCTTACCTACTGCAATCTGGAAACCGAGGAGATCCGCCGCTTTGTACAGGCAAAGTCTGCGGAGGAGCTTGGTGTGTGGTTCGCCGGAATCGTCCATGAATATATGAAATGGGCCAGGTTTTTATACCATCATGAGCTGACCCGCGACGCTTCGATCCGCGGCCTGGAGTTTCCCTACCCATACAGGGAGGGGCAGAGGGATCTGGTGGTTTCGGTCTATAAGACCATCAGCCGGAAAAAGCGGCTGTTCATCCAGGCCCCCACCGGCATCGGAAAGACGCTGTCCACGGTGTTCCCGGCGGTGAAGGCCATCGGGGAAGGGAAAGGCGAAAAGCTTTTTTACCTGACGGCTAAGACCATCACGCGGACGGTGGCCGAGGAGGCGTTTCGGATTTTAAGGGGAAGCGGCCTGATTTTTTCGTCTGTCACCATTACGGCCAAGGAAAAGCTCTGCCCTTTGGAGGAGACGGAGTGCAATCCGGATCACTGCCCCTATGCAAAAGGCCATTTCGACCGGGTCAACGAGGCCGTCTTCGACATTCTCCATCTGGAACAGGACATCACAAGGGAAAAAATCCTTTCCTATGCCGAGAGGTATCAGGTCTGCCCGTTTGAATACTGCCTCGATATCAGCAGCTGGACCGACGGCATCATCTGCGATTACAACTATGTGTTTGATCCCAATGTAAGGCTTAAGCGGTATTTCGCGGAGGGCGCAAAGGGGGAGTACCTGTTTTTAATCGACGAGGCTCACAACCTGGTTTCCAGGGCGCGGGAGATGTACAGCGCAGCCATCCGGAAAGAGGATGTCCTGGAGACAAAGCGGCTCATAAAAGGGCGCTCTGCAAAGCTTGAGAGGCAGCTCGATAAATGCAACAAGGTGCTTTTGGAGATGAAGAGGGAATGTGAGGACTGGCAGGTTTTAGAAGATGTGACAGGGCTTGCGGCCGCAGTCATGAGCGTGTTTTCGGAGTTTGAGATGTTTCTGGAGGATAACCAGGAGTTTGAGGGGCGCGATGCTGTGCTGGATTTTTATTTCTGCCTGCGGGACTTTCTTGGGATTTATGAGCGGCTGGATGACCATTACCGGATCTATGCGGAAAATCATGGGACGCCCTCGTTCCAGGTGCGGCTGTTCTGCGTGAACCCTTCCGGCTGCCTGTCGGAATGCATGGCCCAGGGGAACAGCACGATCCTGTTTTCCGCGACGCTTCTTCCGATCCGCTACTATAAGACGCTCCTTAGCGGCTGCGACGAGGACTATGCCGTTTATGCAAACTCGCCGTTTTCCGAGGACAACCGCCTTTTAATGGTAGGCACCGATGTGAGCAGCCGCTACACCAGGCGCAACGAGGGCGAATACCGGAAGGTAGCCGCCTATATCCGCGAGACGGCAAAGGCGCGGGAAGGGAATTACATGGTTTTTTTCCCGTCCTATCAGTATATGGAGCAGGTGCTTGGGATTCTGGAGGAGGAAGAGGCGTTCTGCCATCTCCTCGTTCAGGGGCAGGGCATGCGTGAGGAGGAGCGGGCCGAATTTTTAGAGGAATTTGAAAGGCAGCGGGATGGCTCCCTGGTGGCGTTCTGTGTTATGGGCGGCGTTTTTTCCGAGGGCATCGACTTAAAGGAAGAGCGGCTCATCGGCGTGATCGTCGTGGGAACCGGGCTTCCCATGGTCTGTGTGGAACAGGAGATTTTAAAGGGATATTTTGATGAAGAGGAGAAGCGGGGCTTTGATTTTGCGTACCAGTACCCCGGCATGAACAAGGTTCTCCAGGCGGCCGGACGCGTGATCCGGACGCCGAAGGACCGCGGTGTGATCCTTCTTCTGGATGACAGGTTTTTAAGACGGGAATATCAGGAGCTGTTCCCGCGGGAATGGGAGCATTTTAAGCTGGTGAACCAGAGAAACGTGGGGCAGTGCCTGACGGATTTCTGGAACGGGTGACAGATACGGTTACAGCATGCTCATAAACTGCCTTGCGGCCTGGGAAACCGGCAGGGTTTCGTTGTGGGCCACCACAAGCTGGCGGGCCGGGAGCTTTTCTTCTAAATCCAGGATAAAAAGCTCGTCCTCGCCGGCAGGAATGCAGAAATCCGGGACAAAGGCGATTCCCAGTCCGATGCGGGCCAGGTCAATCAGAAGATCGTTGCTGCTCAGCTCGATCTCCGGAACCAGGTCGAGATGGGACTTCTGGAACAGGTTGTGGAGAAATTCGCTGGTGGTGCTCTTGCGGTCCAGCATCATGATGGGGCAGGCCTGAAGCTCCTGGAGGCTGACTTTTTTCCCCTTCATCGGGAAGTGGCCGGGATTTGCCACAAAGACGTCATGGAATTCCTGGATCACGCGGATGTTCTGGGTGTTGGAAAGGCCGGAATTCGGGTAGTTGGTGATGATAAAATCCACCTGGCCGTTTTCCAGGATGTGCGCGCATTCGATGGAGGTGGAATTCGTCACCTTGATATGGACATTTGGGTAAGCGCTGTGGAACCGGTTGAGGTACGGCACCAGGAAATATCGGCAGATGGTGTCGCTGGCGGCAATCCGGAGCTGGCCGCCGTTCAGGGAATTGGCCTCCAAAAGCTGGTTTTCCCCTTTCCGGATCAGGTTTAAGGCCGGCTCGATATGCTTAAACAGGATTTCACCTTCCGGGGTGAGCTGCACGCGCTTGGTGCTTCGGATAAACAGCGGCTGGCCCAGCTTTTTTTCCAGAACCTTGATGGACTGGCTGACGGCCGACTGGGAGATGAAAAGCTGTTTGGAGGCTTCGGAAAAGCTCAGAGTCCTTGCAACATAATAAAAAACTTTATATAATTCGTAATTGACATCCATTATTAGTCCTCCTTATAAGTAACGACATAGTTATTTTAACATACGGAGGGGGATTTGAAAAGAGAAACTTTGAATCCGGCAAAAAGGAAGGAGAAGATCATGGCTGAGATCAAAAAAATGAGACCAGGCGGAAAAGGAGAGCCTGCAAATGATGCGGCAGAGGCACTCTGGGAGGGGGAAGAGGAGTCCGGGGCCGAGGACATCTACCAGGTGTACATGGAGGAGCTGGCGGCAGTGGCGCCGTGCAGCGAGGAAGAGAACGAGGCGCTTTTAAAACGGATCTGCCGCGGCGACGAGGGCGCGAAGACGAGGCTCATCGAGGGAAATTTAAAGCGTGCGCTGTTTTTCGTGCAGGATTATATCAACCGGGGCGTCCCGATGGCAGATTTAATCCAGGAGGCCAGTATGGAGCTGATGCTTCTTGCCGGAGAGGGGATCGAGGGGAGCTTTGAGAAGCTCCTGGAAAGCCGGATCCGTGTGCGCCTGGACGAGGTTTTGAAGGAAGATAAGCTGGAGGCTGATATTGCAGAGGAGATGGCCGCCAGGGTCAATGTGCTCCAGGAGGTGTCGAAGCGCATGGCGGAGGAGCTTGGCAGGGAGGCGAACCTCTCGGAGCTTGCTGAGCGGATGAAGATGACGGAGGACGAGGTCCGGGAAATCATGAAAATCACCATGGACGCGTTGAGCATCAGCGGGCAGGACATGGGAGACGGCGGGCAGTAGGCAGGCTCCGCGGCGTGGACAGAAGAGTTTATAAGTACATTTAATAATTAAAATTAGTTATATTGATTTTACTTATTTATCCGATTTGTGTTATGATGGAAGAAGGAAAACAGTAGGAAGATGCCTTTTTGGGCATCGCATGTGCGTACTTTCAAGGAGGAAAGGAATATGAGCGTAAGGCGGGTATTCGTAGAGAAGAAGCCGGAATTTGCCGTAAAAGCCAGGGAACTGCGGGAGGAGATCGAAAAGTATCTTGGAATCTCCGGCCTGACCGGTGTCCGTGTGCTGGTTCGTTATGATATTGAAAATATTTCTGAGGACATATATAAAGAGGCGCTTGGAACGATTTTTTCCGAGCCGCCGGTGGACGATGTCTATGAGGGAAGCTTCCCCCACGGCGCAGACGATGTGATTTTTTCCGTGGAGTACCTGCCGGGTCAGTTTGACCAGCGGGCCGATTCCGCAGAGCAGTGCGTGAAGCTTTTAAAGGAGACGGAGGAGCCGGTCATCAAGTCTGCCGTTACCTATGTGATTTCCGGCGGGCTGACTGAGGAGCAGGCTGAGGCGGTGAAGTCCTTCTGCATCAACCCGGTGGACTCCAGGCAGGCATCGGAGGAGATCCCGGAGACGTTGGTGACGGTGTTCGAGCGTCCGGCAGACGTGGCTTCCTTCGACGGCTTCTGTGAGATGGGCGAAGAGGCCTTAAAGGAGCTTTACGGTTCCCTGAACCTGGCAATGACCTTTAAGGATTTTAAGCATATCCAGAATTACTATGTGAACGAGGAAAAGCGGAACCCCACGGTGACAGAGATCCGCGTCCTGGACACTTATTGGTCGGATCACTGCCGTCATACCACGTTCTCCACGGAGCTTAAAAACGTGACCTTCACAGACGGCGAGTACAGGGAGCCCATCCAGGCCACATACGAGAAGTACCTGGCAGACCGGGAAGTTCTTTATAAAGGCCGCGACGATAAGTTTGTCTGCCTGATGGATCTGGCTGTCATGGGCATGAAGAAGCTTCGCGCGGAAGGAAAGCTTGAGGATCTGGAGGTTTCCGAGGAGATCAATGCATGCAGCATTGTGGTGCCTGTGGAAATCGACGGAAAGACCGAGGAATGGCTCGTCAACTTTAAGAACGAGACCCACAACCACCCGACGGAGATCGAGCCCTTCGGCGGCGCGGCCACCTGCCTCGGCGGTGCGATCCGCGATCCGCTGTCAGGAAGAACGTATGTATATCAGGCCATGCGGATCACCGGTGCGGCAGATCCCACCAGGCCGTTAAATGAGACGTTAAAGGGCAAGCTTCCGCAGAAGAAGATTGTGACCGAGGCGGCCCATGGTTACAGCTCCTACGGAAACCAGATCGGCCTTGCTACGGGCTATGTAAAGGAGCTTTACCATCCGGGCTATGTGGCAAAGAGGATGGAGATCGGTGCAGTCATGGGCGCAGCGCCGAGGAAAAATGTGATCCGTGAGACGTCGGATCCCGGCGATATCATCATCCTTCTCGGCGGCCGGACCGGGCGCGACGGCATCGGCGGCGCCACCGGCTCCTCCAAGGTTCACACGGAGGCATCCATCGAAGTATGCGGAGCCGAGGTTCAGAAGGGAAATCCGCCGACAGAGAGGAAGATCCAGAGGATGTTCCGCCGCCCGGAGGTTTCTTCCCTGATTAAGAAATGCAACGATTTCGGAGCAGGCGGCGTGTCCGTTGCCATCGGTGAGCTGGCGGCTGGCCTTCTCATCGACCTGGGCAAGGTGCCGAAAAAGTATGCCGGCCTGGACGGAACCGAGCTTGCAATCTCTGAGTCCCAGGAGCGCATGGCTGTGGTCGTAGCGCCGAAGGACGTGGAGACGTTCCTTGGCTATGCCGCAGAGGAGAATCTGGAGGCTGTCACAGTGGCTGAGGTGACGAAGGAACCGCGCCTTGTGATGAACTGGAGAGGAAAGACTATCGTCGATTTAAGCCGCGCCTTCCTCGATACCAACGGCGCCCACCAGGAGGCAGACGTGACCCTTGAGACGCCGAACCGTGAGGGAAATCCCTTTGAGCGGCATGATGTGGCAGACGTGAAGGATAAATGGCTGAAGCTTTTGGGCTCCTTAAACGTATGCTCCCAGAAGGGGCTTGTGGAGATGTTTGACGCTTCCATCGGTGCCGGCACGGTGGTGATGCCTTACGGCGGAAAATACCAGCAGACAGAAATTCAGACTATGGTTGCAAAGCTTCCGGTCTTAAAGGGAAAGACGGACGCCGTCACCATGATGAGCTACGGCTTCGATCCGTATCTTTCCAGCTGGAGCCCGTACCATGGAGCCATCTATGCGGTTCTGACCTCGATGGCGAAGATCGTGGCTGCCGGCGGTGATTTTAAGAAGATCCGCTTTACATTCCAGGAATATTTTCGCAGAATGAGCGAGGATCCGAAGCGGTGGAGCCAGCCGTTTGCGGCTCTGCTCGGTGCATACAGCGCGCAGATGGGCTTTGGCCTTCCGTCTATCGGCGGAAAGGACAGCATGTCCGGCACCTTCAACGAGGAAGGCGGTGAGGAGATCAATGTACCGCCGACCCTGGTGTCCTTTGCAGTCAATGTGGCTGACGGAAAGAACGTGATTTCTCCGGAGTTTAAGAAGGCCGGAAACAAGATCATTGTGGTACGCACGGAAAAGGACGGCTTCGATATACCGGTTTACGGACAGGTGATGGAGACGTATGAAAAGCTCCAGGAGGATATCCGGGCCGGACGGGTGATTTCCGCGTATGCTGTTGAGGCAGGCGGAATTGCCGAGGCTGTCAGCAAGATGGCCTTCGGAAACCATCTCGGCGTGAAGGTTGAGCATAACCTGGATCCGAGAGACTTCTTTGCTCCGGGCTGGGGAAATCTCGTCTGCGAGGTTCCTGACGGCAAGGTGGGAGAGCTGGCCTGCACTTATACGGTCATCGGCGAAGTGACAGACAGGGCAGCCTTTGAGTACGGCAGTGTCTCCATCTCTCTTGACGAGGCATTAAATGCATGGAATGCGCCTCTGGAGAAGGTGTTCCCGACGGTTTCCGGCGTGAAGGACGAGGTTTTGGAGAACCGGCTCTTTAAGGCGGACAAAGTTTATGTGTGCAGCCATAAGATCGGCACTCCGAACGTGTTTATTCCGGTATTCCCGGGAACCAACTGCGAGTACGACAGCACGAAGGTGTTTGAGCGCGCAGGCGCAAACGTGACGGCGAAGGTGTTTAAGAACTTAAGTGCCTCCGACATCCGGGATTCCGTGGAAGAGTACAGAAAAGAAATTGCAAAAGCGCAGATCGTCATGTTCCCGGGCGGATTCTCCGCCGGAGACGAGCCGGAGGGCTCTGCAAAGTTCTTTGCGACGGCGTTCCGCAATGAGGTCTTAAAGGAAGAGCTGACAAAGCTTTTAAATGAGAGAGACGGCCTGATCCTTGGCGTATGCAACGGCTTCCAGGCGCTTATCAAGCTTGGTCTTGTGCCGGGCGGCGTCATCACGGAGCAGAACGCGGACGCTCCGACGCTGACCTACAACACCATCGGCCGCCATGTGTCCAAGATGGTGAACTTAAAGGTCGTGTCCAACAAGTCCCCGTGGCTTATGGGCACAGAGCTCGGCGGCATCTACACGAACCCGGTTTCCCACGGAGAGGGACGGTTTGTGGCGAGTGCAGAGTGGCTTAGAAAGCTCTTTGAAAACGGCCAGGTGGCGACGCAGTATGTGGATGCCGACGGGAACCCCACCATGGACGAGTACTGGAACCCCAACGGCTCCTACATGGCTATCGAGGGTATCACAAGTCCCGACGGCAGGGTCTACGGAAAGATGGCCCATTCGGAGCGGCGCGGCGACCTTGTGGCTAAGAACATTTTCGGCGAGCAGGATATGAAGATTTTTGAGAGCGGTGTGAAATATTTCCGGTAGGAAATTGCCGCCTTGTGAACGGAGAGGGCTTTTGTCCGCGGGCAGCTTGAAGGGCTGTCTGTGGGCGAAAGCCCTTTTTTCGTCAAAATTCGTCAAAAAGCCCTTCCATTTTCTGGAAGAATCCGGTATAATAGGAGAACACAAGAAAAGAAAAAGCTTGCGCAGGCACGGCCGGAGAAGATGAAATGGCCGGTGCGGGCGGAAGAAAGATACGAAAGAGAAGATTTCCTTAATGATAAGGCTGGTAACTGTTGGCAGATTTCGGAAAGGAGGTCTTATTTTTATGGTGGATCGTGAATTGCTGGAAGCCATAGGGCAGATGTTGGAGGAGAAGCTTGAGGAGAAGCTGAATGAAAAGCTTGCAGAACTGACAGAAGCCATCGACAAAAGATTCGACGAGGTGAATGCGCGGCTTGACGCGCTGGAAAGCCGAATGGACGCATTAGAAGTGCGGATGGACGCGCTGGAGAAGCGAATGGACGCGCTGGAGAGCCGGATGGACGCCCTGGAAACGCGGATGGATGCGTTAGAGAAGCGAATGGACGCGTTGGAGGCGCGAATGGACGTGCTGGAGGAGCGAATGGATGCGCTGGAAAAGCGAATGGATGCCTTGGAAAGCCGTATGGATGCGCTGGAAAAGCGAATGGATGCGCTGGAGGCCCGAATGGATGCGCTGGAAACGCGGATGGACGCGTTGGAGGCCCGAATGGACGCGCTGGAAGTCCGTATGGATGCGTTAGAAAAGAAGGTGGACGCGCTGGAAAAGCGCATGGATGCGTTGGAAGCCCGCATGGACGCGTTGGAAGCCCGCATGGACGCGTTGGAAGCCCGAATGGATGCGTTGGAAGCCCGCATGGATGTCCTGGAAGCCCACATGGATGCCCTGGAAAACCGCATGGACGCGCTCGAGAACCGTATGGATATTCTGGAAGGGCGGATGGATGTGCTGGAGAGCCGCATGGCGGCTTCGGAAAGCCGGACGGAGGTTCTGGAGACGCAGGTCTGCGGCGTGCGGCTTGATGTGGGCGAACTAAAGACGCAGATGGAAGCTATGGCGTCGAACATTGCCAGTGTGCAGGTAAATGTGGAAGGCGTCAAAGTGCGGATTGAAGCCATTAACAAAAAAGTGGAAAATCTGACGGTTGACTTCATGTCTGCAAACAGGGATATCCGCTACGAAATTAAACAGCTTCAGGATGCACAGGAAACCGTGATTACGGTGCTGGAACATAAAAAGATCCTGTCAGGGGTCGGTTAAAGAAAAGGAGACATTGCCATGCTGATGGAGGGAACAAAGGCGCCGGCGTTTTCACTGCCGGACAAGGACGGAAAAACCGTATCATTATCGGATTTTGCAGGAAAGAGAGTCGTTGTGTATTTCTATCCGAAGGACAACACGCCCGGCTGTACGCGGCAGGCATGCGGGTTTGCCGCCGCTTACCACCGGTTTGAGGAGCTCGGCGTCCCCGTCATCGGCATCAGCCGGGACAGCATGAAGTCCCATCAGAATTTTGCCGCGAAGCATGAGCTTCCGTTCCTTCTTTTGTCGGATCCGGAGCGCACGGCCATTGAGGCTTACGACGTATGGAAAGAAAAGAAGCTGTATGGAAAAGTATCCATGGGCATTGTGCGGACTACTTATGTGATTGACGAAAACGGGATCATTGAGAAAGCCATGGAAAAGGTAAAGCCGGATACCAACGCGGCTGAGATCCTGGAGTATCTGGAAAAAGAGCGGGTATAGAAAAAGTTGCGGGAGCCGCAGCCGGCCAAAGGCTTTGTCCTTGGCGGGCGTGCGGCTCCCGTTTCTCTTTAAGCGCCGGTTATGGCCAGGTTCGTACCAATTAAAGAAAGCCCCGAAAGGATCAACAGCAGAATCACACAGCGCTTTGCCTGCCGCTCCGGGATGTGCTTTTCAAAAAAGATACCGATGCCAAGCCCGGCAGCCATGAACGGCAGAAGGCAGACGGCGTTTTTTACGACATCCATAGTCATGATCCCGGTGGCTGTATAAAGCGCCAGGCGGAAGGTATTTTCCACCATGAAGACAACGCAGTTGTTGGCGCGGAACTGGCTGTGGTTTTCAGCAGTCCGACTCACATAGGCGACTAACAGAGCGCTGACGCCAAAAAGGCCGCAGAGGATGCCGGAAAGGAGGCCGACGGCGATCATAAGGACCGGGGAACCTTTCCGTTTTTTCGTGCTGCGCTCACGAAACAGCATTTCGATACCGATAAACACCACGACAAAGCCGAAAAACA comes from the Eubacteriaceae bacterium Marseille-Q4139 genome and includes:
- the bcp gene encoding thioredoxin-dependent thiol peroxidase, with the protein product MLMEGTKAPAFSLPDKDGKTVSLSDFAGKRVVVYFYPKDNTPGCTRQACGFAAAYHRFEELGVPVIGISRDSMKSHQNFAAKHELPFLLLSDPERTAIEAYDVWKEKKLYGKVSMGIVRTTYVIDENGIIEKAMEKVKPDTNAAEILEYLEKERV
- a CDS encoding LysR family transcriptional regulator, whose amino-acid sequence is MDVNYELYKVFYYVARTLSFSEASKQLFISQSAVSQSIKVLEKKLGQPLFIRSTKRVQLTPEGEILFKHIEPALNLIRKGENQLLEANSLNGGQLRIAASDTICRYFLVPYLNRFHSAYPNVHIKVTNSTSIECAHILENGQVDFIITNYPNSGLSNTQNIRVIQEFHDVFVANPGHFPMKGKKVSLQELQACPIMMLDRKSTTSEFLHNLFQKSHLDLVPEIELSSNDLLIDLARIGLGIAFVPDFCIPAGEDELFILDLEEKLPARQLVVAHNETLPVSQAARQFMSML
- a CDS encoding RNA polymerase subunit sigma-70, which produces MRPGGKGEPANDAAEALWEGEEESGAEDIYQVYMEELAAVAPCSEEENEALLKRICRGDEGAKTRLIEGNLKRALFFVQDYINRGVPMADLIQEASMELMLLAGEGIEGSFEKLLESRIRVRLDEVLKEDKLEADIAEEMAARVNVLQEVSKRMAEELGREANLSELAERMKMTEDEVREIMKITMDALSISGQDMGDGGQ
- a CDS encoding sulfite exporter TauE/SafE family protein, whose amino-acid sequence is MNLFTPAIICSVMAAYIVKGMCGFANTLVFGTLAGFSADNINISPIDLLLGYPSNIYIAYSERKGIEPRICLPLCVLVILGSIPGVFLLKLGDARIIKLFFGFVVVFIGIEMLFRERSTKKRKGSPVLMIAVGLLSGILCGLFGVSALLVAYVSRTAENHSQFRANNCVVFMVENTFRLALYTATGIMTMDVVKNAVCLLPFMAAGLGIGIFFEKHIPERQAKRCVILLLILSGLSLIGTNLAITGA
- a CDS encoding phosphoribosylformylglycinamidine synthase; this translates as MSVRRVFVEKKPEFAVKARELREEIEKYLGISGLTGVRVLVRYDIENISEDIYKEALGTIFSEPPVDDVYEGSFPHGADDVIFSVEYLPGQFDQRADSAEQCVKLLKETEEPVIKSAVTYVISGGLTEEQAEAVKSFCINPVDSRQASEEIPETLVTVFERPADVASFDGFCEMGEEALKELYGSLNLAMTFKDFKHIQNYYVNEEKRNPTVTEIRVLDTYWSDHCRHTTFSTELKNVTFTDGEYREPIQATYEKYLADREVLYKGRDDKFVCLMDLAVMGMKKLRAEGKLEDLEVSEEINACSIVVPVEIDGKTEEWLVNFKNETHNHPTEIEPFGGAATCLGGAIRDPLSGRTYVYQAMRITGAADPTRPLNETLKGKLPQKKIVTEAAHGYSSYGNQIGLATGYVKELYHPGYVAKRMEIGAVMGAAPRKNVIRETSDPGDIIILLGGRTGRDGIGGATGSSKVHTEASIEVCGAEVQKGNPPTERKIQRMFRRPEVSSLIKKCNDFGAGGVSVAIGELAAGLLIDLGKVPKKYAGLDGTELAISESQERMAVVVAPKDVETFLGYAAEENLEAVTVAEVTKEPRLVMNWRGKTIVDLSRAFLDTNGAHQEADVTLETPNREGNPFERHDVADVKDKWLKLLGSLNVCSQKGLVEMFDASIGAGTVVMPYGGKYQQTEIQTMVAKLPVLKGKTDAVTMMSYGFDPYLSSWSPYHGAIYAVLTSMAKIVAAGGDFKKIRFTFQEYFRRMSEDPKRWSQPFAALLGAYSAQMGFGLPSIGGKDSMSGTFNEEGGEEINVPPTLVSFAVNVADGKNVISPEFKKAGNKIIVVRTEKDGFDIPVYGQVMETYEKLQEDIRAGRVISAYAVEAGGIAEAVSKMAFGNHLGVKVEHNLDPRDFFAPGWGNLVCEVPDGKVGELACTYTVIGEVTDRAAFEYGSVSISLDEALNAWNAPLEKVFPTVSGVKDEVLENRLFKADKVYVCSHKIGTPNVFIPVFPGTNCEYDSTKVFERAGANVTAKVFKNLSASDIRDSVEEYRKEIAKAQIVMFPGGFSAGDEPEGSAKFFATAFRNEVLKEELTKLLNERDGLILGVCNGFQALIKLGLVPGGVITEQNADAPTLTYNTIGRHVSKMVNLKVVSNKSPWLMGTELGGIYTNPVSHGEGRFVASAEWLRKLFENGQVATQYVDADGNPTMDEYWNPNGSYMAIEGITSPDGRVYGKMAHSERRGDLVAKNIFGEQDMKIFESGVKYFR
- a CDS encoding ATP-dependent DNA helicase, with the translated sequence MERQAEERKKLVRISVRNLVEFVLRSGDIDSRRSGQAQKDAMLEGSRIHRKIQKRMGSNYRAEVPLKHLVEDEEVTLLVEGRADGIEEENGAVTIDEIKGVYMDLERLEEPVPVHLAQAMCYGYFYCCDKGLDGVRLQLTYCNLETEEIRRFVQAKSAEELGVWFAGIVHEYMKWARFLYHHELTRDASIRGLEFPYPYREGQRDLVVSVYKTISRKKRLFIQAPTGIGKTLSTVFPAVKAIGEGKGEKLFYLTAKTITRTVAEEAFRILRGSGLIFSSVTITAKEKLCPLEETECNPDHCPYAKGHFDRVNEAVFDILHLEQDITREKILSYAERYQVCPFEYCLDISSWTDGIICDYNYVFDPNVRLKRYFAEGAKGEYLFLIDEAHNLVSRAREMYSAAIRKEDVLETKRLIKGRSAKLERQLDKCNKVLLEMKRECEDWQVLEDVTGLAAAVMSVFSEFEMFLEDNQEFEGRDAVLDFYFCLRDFLGIYERLDDHYRIYAENHGTPSFQVRLFCVNPSGCLSECMAQGNSTILFSATLLPIRYYKTLLSGCDEDYAVYANSPFSEDNRLLMVGTDVSSRYTRRNEGEYRKVAAYIRETAKAREGNYMVFFPSYQYMEQVLGILEEEEAFCHLLVQGQGMREEERAEFLEEFERQRDGSLVAFCVMGGVFSEGIDLKEERLIGVIVVGTGLPMVCVEQEILKGYFDEEEKRGFDFAYQYPGMNKVLQAAGRVIRTPKDRGVILLLDDRFLRREYQELFPREWEHFKLVNQRNVGQCLTDFWNG